One Acidobacteriota bacterium genomic region harbors:
- a CDS encoding proteasome accessory factor PafA2 family protein produces MINRIFGLETEYAIIHYPEKRGQHSLLTGTEMFELLNEEMDKLGYIRLYEEKFYPEVRGDYGSFIPERRRYAVKKNRMFLSNGGRFYLDTGDHPEFATPECLTPLEVVIYDKAGERMLEELARSAEKELSSKPTRGKIMVFKNNVDIRGNTFGCHENYLVARRGGNLNESSFFKLIIRRLIPFLISRTIITGAGKIFTPEGFYFQLSQRADFIDSELSSDTTFRRGIINSRDEPLSSVERFRRLHILLGDSNMSELATYLKLGTTGLVLQAIEGGALNEHFDLDDPIQALREISRDPSLKTKVRLENGRFITALELQWWYLKAVKDYFARNDVNILPYQKEVLERWEEVLSKLETKPEAMVGEIDWITKKWLLERYLKREGITLSELNRWQYFIRKMKSWGLEGALFYHRNKDPRRFDLDGFLRSRLRQGDYLALKRHAKYAQLALSEYFKVNRSYHGLIERDLKFHLIDRERGLFYLLREKGVGNSFPGLGEKIKEALSSPPKDTRAHIRGEFITLLVKKGLRGAVNWDSLTLYHKEPRKVPLLNPFSQTSFQARKAFPELYEED; encoded by the coding sequence ATGATCAACCGTATATTTGGACTGGAAACCGAATACGCTATCATTCATTATCCCGAAAAGAGGGGACAGCACAGCCTTCTCACCGGCACCGAGATGTTTGAGCTGTTAAACGAGGAGATGGACAAGTTGGGCTATATCCGCCTTTACGAGGAGAAGTTCTACCCTGAGGTAAGGGGGGATTACGGAAGCTTCATCCCTGAGAGAAGACGGTATGCGGTTAAGAAAAACCGGATGTTCTTGAGTAATGGAGGGCGGTTCTATCTCGACACCGGTGATCACCCCGAATTCGCCACTCCAGAGTGTCTTACCCCGCTCGAGGTGGTGATATACGATAAGGCGGGAGAGAGGATGCTTGAGGAGCTCGCCCGCTCCGCTGAAAAGGAGCTCTCAAGTAAACCAACCCGGGGAAAGATAATGGTATTCAAGAATAATGTCGACATCAGAGGGAACACCTTCGGTTGCCATGAGAACTATCTCGTCGCTCGTCGGGGAGGGAACTTGAATGAGAGCTCCTTTTTTAAGCTTATCATAAGACGGCTCATCCCCTTTTTGATAAGCCGGACGATAATAACCGGAGCGGGCAAAATCTTCACACCCGAGGGCTTCTACTTCCAGCTCTCTCAGCGAGCGGACTTCATTGATTCCGAGCTTTCCTCTGACACCACTTTCCGTCGAGGGATAATAAATTCTCGGGACGAACCCCTTTCCTCAGTGGAACGGTTCCGGCGTCTTCACATACTCCTCGGCGATTCCAATATGAGCGAACTCGCCACCTATCTCAAATTGGGCACCACGGGCCTTGTCCTTCAGGCAATCGAGGGAGGAGCGCTGAACGAGCACTTCGATCTCGACGATCCCATCCAAGCCCTACGAGAAATATCTCGTGATCCCTCCCTGAAGACGAAGGTAAGATTGGAGAATGGGCGGTTTATAACCGCTCTTGAGCTCCAATGGTGGTATTTAAAAGCGGTAAAGGACTATTTCGCCCGAAACGATGTCAACATCTTACCTTACCAAAAAGAGGTTCTGGAAAGGTGGGAGGAGGTGCTGTCAAAACTTGAGACAAAGCCAGAGGCTATGGTAGGAGAGATAGACTGGATCACCAAAAAGTGGCTCCTGGAACGCTACTTAAAAAGGGAGGGGATTACCCTCTCTGAGCTAAACCGGTGGCAATACTTCATTAGAAAAATGAAGAGCTGGGGGCTCGAAGGAGCACTCTTTTATCACCGTAATAAGGACCCCCGGCGGTTTGATTTAGATGGCTTTCTTCGCTCCCGATTGAGGCAGGGAGACTACCTCGCCTTGAAACGACATGCTAAATATGCCCAGCTCGCTCTTTCCGAATATTTTAAGGTAAACCGAAGCTATCATGGATTAATCGAGCGAGATCTGAAGTTTCACCTCATCGACCGGGAACGGGGACTTTTCTACCTCCTTCGGGAGAAAGGAGTGGGGAATTCCTTCCCAGGACTGGGGGAAAAGATAAAGGAAGCCCTCTCCTCTCCCCCTAAAGATACCAGGGCTCACATCCGAGGAGAATTTATCACCCTTTTGGTAAAAAAGGGATTGAGGGGAGCGGTTAACTGGGATAGCCTAACCCTTTATCATAAGGAACCAAGGAAGGTTCCTCTCTTAAATCCATTCTCCCAAACAAGCTTTCAAGCGCGTAAAGCCTTCCCTGAATTGTACGAAGAAGACTAA
- a CDS encoding AAA family ATPase, whose product MREEDILETKFKLRDLEREKDFLAAEVKRLREENERFRHILEMTKREIALLREEVGKLKAPPLPYGTFIGLSPDPELVQIAVDGKIYEVKIANEKIKREDLKPGQKVLLNPAFNIVDLRDDFAVGEVAKVVNLLDEDRVIIRSRDTEERVVKLSSSLLAKKPRIGDNVRFDPKTELIFEVLPKSEVEEVVLEEIPEVTYEDIGGLAPQIEQLKDAVELPYIYGHLYSQFKLKPPKGILLYGPPGCGKTMLAKAVANSLSRRIRRFLEENKEAILIYKELKKGKKGRDILMRFENLCSQIYDYRAIYKNPPEGDTEALYQKLDESGILERFIRRMAARKGKKSELVWDITDWYNLLIELKEKGFGACLDRVRIGEMLERKRKEYLLSRKEMSDEDYAIHWLEEYLRTNKIDLNNLDEELKKTEEKLGTGIKSYFLNIKGPELLNKYVGETEYRIREVFQRAKERASYGLPVIVFFDEMESLFRIRGSGISSDIESTIVPQFLAEIDGVESIENVIVIGASNRQDLIDPAVLRVGRLDVKIRIDRPDKEAAKEIFGKYLTPDLPFASEELAHFGGDPEKLVSHLIDVAVEEMYSTKKEKQFLRVTYQNKEQEILYFKDFSSGAMIEAIVSRAKTYALKRLIQTGKKGIRKEDILQAIRDEYKENEDLPNTTNPDDWTKIAGRKGERIIAVESLLPGRLRKEQKEVEEIRVDSRYL is encoded by the coding sequence ATGAGAGAGGAAGATATCCTCGAGACAAAATTTAAACTCAGGGATCTCGAGCGAGAGAAGGATTTCCTCGCTGCTGAGGTAAAAAGACTTCGGGAGGAGAATGAGCGGTTCCGCCATATCCTCGAGATGACCAAACGAGAGATCGCCCTCCTTCGGGAGGAAGTAGGCAAGTTGAAAGCCCCTCCCCTTCCCTATGGCACCTTCATCGGTCTCTCCCCTGATCCAGAGCTGGTTCAAATAGCGGTGGATGGAAAGATCTACGAGGTCAAAATAGCAAACGAGAAGATAAAGCGGGAGGACCTAAAACCAGGGCAGAAGGTTCTCCTAAACCCAGCTTTTAACATCGTTGATCTTCGGGATGACTTCGCTGTAGGCGAGGTGGCGAAGGTGGTGAACCTGCTTGATGAGGACCGGGTTATCATCCGTTCCCGGGATACTGAAGAGCGGGTGGTGAAACTCTCCTCATCGCTTCTTGCCAAAAAACCCCGTATCGGGGACAATGTCCGGTTTGATCCAAAGACAGAGCTCATCTTCGAGGTACTCCCCAAATCAGAGGTGGAGGAGGTGGTACTCGAGGAGATACCGGAGGTAACCTACGAGGATATCGGGGGACTCGCCCCCCAGATAGAGCAACTGAAGGATGCGGTGGAGCTACCCTATATCTACGGTCATCTCTACTCCCAATTTAAGCTCAAACCACCTAAGGGCATCCTCCTTTACGGACCTCCTGGCTGTGGGAAGACGATGTTGGCAAAGGCGGTAGCCAACTCTTTATCCCGGAGGATCCGTCGCTTCCTTGAGGAGAATAAAGAAGCAATACTGATCTACAAAGAATTAAAGAAGGGAAAGAAGGGGCGGGACATCCTGATGCGGTTTGAAAACCTTTGTTCCCAGATCTACGATTACCGGGCGATCTACAAGAACCCACCTGAAGGAGACACCGAGGCGCTCTATCAGAAGCTCGACGAATCCGGCATCCTGGAGAGATTCATAAGGCGGATGGCGGCAAGAAAGGGAAAGAAAAGCGAGCTTGTCTGGGATATAACCGATTGGTATAACCTCCTTATTGAGCTCAAGGAGAAAGGATTCGGCGCCTGTCTCGATCGGGTGAGGATTGGAGAGATGCTGGAGCGTAAGCGGAAGGAATATCTCCTCTCCCGGAAGGAGATGAGCGACGAGGATTATGCCATTCATTGGCTCGAGGAGTATCTGCGGACAAACAAAATAGACCTCAACAACCTCGATGAAGAGCTCAAGAAAACCGAGGAGAAACTTGGCACCGGGATAAAGAGTTACTTCCTCAACATAAAAGGTCCGGAGCTCTTGAACAAATATGTGGGGGAAACGGAGTACCGCATCCGCGAGGTCTTTCAGCGGGCAAAGGAGAGGGCATCTTACGGACTTCCGGTCATCGTCTTCTTCGACGAGATGGAGTCGCTATTCCGCATTCGGGGTTCCGGCATCTCTTCGGATATCGAATCCACCATCGTGCCCCAGTTCTTGGCGGAGATAGATGGTGTGGAAAGCATTGAGAATGTAATCGTAATCGGAGCAAGCAATAGACAGGATTTAATAGACCCCGCGGTCCTCAGAGTGGGGAGGCTCGATGTCAAGATAAGGATCGATCGGCCAGACAAAGAGGCAGCAAAAGAGATTTTTGGAAAGTATCTTACTCCTGATCTCCCCTTTGCTTCCGAGGAACTCGCTCACTTCGGCGGAGATCCAGAAAAGCTGGTCTCCCATCTAATCGATGTCGCAGTGGAGGAGATGTATTCGACGAAGAAGGAGAAACAATTTCTCAGGGTTACCTACCAGAACAAGGAGCAGGAGATCCTCTATTTCAAGGATTTTTCCTCCGGGGCGATGATCGAAGCAATCGTCTCCCGGGCAAAAACATACGCCCTGAAGCGACTAATTCAGACAGGGAAGAAGGGCATAAGGAAAGAGGATATCCTCCAAGCGATTCGGGATGAATATAAGGAGAACGAAGACCTTCCCAATACCACCAATCCCGACGATTGGACCAAGATCGCGGGTAGAAAGGGAGAGCGGATAATTGCGGTAGAAAGCTTACTTCCGGGCAGGCTAAGGAAAGAGCAAAAGGAGGTAGAGGAGATAAGGGTGGATAGCCGTTACCTCTAA
- a CDS encoding ubiquitin-like protein Pup, which produces MGSKEKQPEKRKSKEKEEKGGPTPKEEVIKRGEEIEKRLKKLDEIIDDVLSEAEENPEEEAQRFVDSFKQEGGE; this is translated from the coding sequence ATGGGATCAAAAGAGAAACAACCGGAAAAAAGAAAAAGCAAAGAGAAAGAAGAAAAAGGGGGTCCGACCCCAAAGGAAGAGGTAATAAAACGGGGCGAGGAAATAGAGAAGAGGCTTAAGAAACTCGATGAGATAATAGACGATGTTCTATCTGAGGCGGAGGAGAATCCGGAGGAGGAGGCACAGAGGTTTGTTGACAGCTTTAAGCAGGAAGGAGGAGAGTAA
- the prcB gene encoding proteasome subunit beta gives MLFHRYTGPSFTALLKTHYPELIPSFNKLEVPKEVVRSTTIAALCYQGGVLIAGDRRATIDGHLVVSEDVVKVFKTDDYSALAIAGTFGPSIKMAKLFKTELEHYEKMEGIPLTLEGKANKLSQLIEQNFPAAVMGLPVMPIFVGYDLKEKRGKIFEYDITGGTFTRSKQEPYAASGSGGERAKSTFEHFFRDGMNRDEAVELMVKALSFAAKRDAATSGKLFLIKDVSERGVSDIPGYGEEK, from the coding sequence ATGCTTTTCCATCGATATACGGGACCGAGCTTCACCGCTCTTCTCAAAACTCATTATCCTGAGCTCATCCCCTCATTCAATAAGCTCGAGGTTCCAAAAGAAGTAGTCCGTTCAACCACCATCGCTGCCCTCTGCTATCAGGGTGGAGTGTTGATCGCTGGCGACCGCAGGGCGACCATCGATGGTCATCTGGTAGTGAGCGAGGATGTGGTCAAGGTATTCAAGACCGATGATTATTCCGCCTTGGCGATAGCGGGGACATTTGGTCCCAGCATAAAGATGGCAAAGCTGTTCAAAACAGAGCTCGAACACTACGAGAAGATGGAAGGAATCCCTCTCACCTTGGAGGGAAAGGCGAACAAACTCTCTCAGCTCATCGAGCAGAATTTTCCGGCAGCGGTAATGGGACTTCCAGTAATGCCGATATTCGTGGGATATGACCTCAAGGAAAAGAGGGGGAAGATATTCGAATACGACATAACCGGTGGAACATTTACCCGATCCAAGCAGGAGCCCTATGCCGCTTCCGGCTCCGGCGGAGAAAGGGCGAAGAGCACCTTCGAACACTTCTTCCGGGATGGTATGAACCGGGATGAAGCGGTTGAGCTGATGGTGAAGGCGTTATCCTTTGCCGCTAAGAGGGATGCTGCCACCTCAGGAAAACTCTTCTTGATAAAGGATGTTTCGGAAAGGGGGGTCTCCGACATCCCAGGATACGGAGAAGAGAAATGA
- a CDS encoding prepilin-type N-terminal cleavage/methylation domain-containing protein, with amino-acid sequence MERRSERGVTLIEMLVAITIMSVITLLFYSLVTGTMNANTQLEAHTILSSYGQRAINMMKSEVAQSKRIYENDTFGNALLNRVTLPSAYPRASGTRLPVIEGSKTSFSTVPTGSVGNSLFFLEDYPPFVYNNKYYIDLYKFIYYYLTEKNAGDLRIANLPKYLDLVRFESNFYASYDQIMKIPNDPPDRDRDGVLSALNAAGVHYVVDTAASSVNDMFYRNNGSSLTKETSHHIGYSEAKPFIRILSEEKVTARLRYTIAYNRSSNFPILTPVPKYATETNRPFGFEILVIGPTSAREVLLRLVFAAQIKYRLFSQPMEVVVQAKEY; translated from the coding sequence ATGGAAAGAAGAAGCGAGCGCGGGGTTACCCTTATTGAGATGCTGGTTGCTATTACCATTATGAGCGTCATTACCCTTCTCTTCTACTCCTTGGTCACCGGTACGATGAATGCCAACACCCAACTCGAAGCCCATACTATACTCTCCTCCTACGGACAGCGGGCGATAAATATGATGAAGTCAGAGGTCGCTCAATCGAAGCGGATATATGAGAACGATACATTTGGAAACGCCCTCCTGAACCGAGTGACTCTTCCCTCTGCCTACCCTCGTGCCTCCGGTACTCGTCTTCCTGTGATAGAGGGAAGCAAGACCTCTTTCTCCACTGTTCCCACGGGAAGCGTGGGTAATTCCCTTTTCTTCCTCGAGGATTACCCTCCTTTCGTCTACAACAATAAATACTACATCGATCTCTACAAGTTCATCTATTACTACCTCACCGAGAAGAACGCGGGTGATCTCCGAATAGCTAACCTTCCCAAATACCTGGACCTGGTGAGGTTCGAGAGTAACTTTTATGCCAGCTATGACCAGATAATGAAGATTCCCAATGATCCTCCGGATAGAGATAGAGATGGCGTTCTTTCCGCCCTTAATGCTGCTGGCGTGCATTATGTTGTTGATACAGCTGCTTCTTCAGTTAATGATATGTTCTATAGGAATAATGGAAGTAGTTTAACCAAGGAAACCAGCCATCACATAGGATATAGTGAGGCAAAGCCATTCATCCGCATCCTGTCCGAGGAGAAGGTCACAGCCAGGCTTAGGTATACCATAGCCTATAATCGGAGCTCCAACTTTCCTATCCTAACCCCGGTTCCCAAATACGCCACCGAGACTAACCGTCCTTTCGGTTTCGAGATATTGGTCATAGGTCCTACCTCGGCGAGGGAGGTTCTCCTCCGACTTGTTTTTGCTGCTCAGATAAAGTATCGCCTTTTCTCTCAGCCGATGGAAGTCGTGGTTCAGGCGAAGGAGTATTAG
- the prcA gene encoding proteasome subunit alpha yields the protein MMEFSQFVSPKELLKIKRDIVEEALARANPIVALEFKKGILLLAENPSSTLNKIAEIYDRIAFAGTGVYNDYEKLRRAGVQYADLKGFAYSRKDVKAKALASEFSTTLGEIFSSRLFPLEVEILLVELGEEDEENHIYYIPASGGLIEEKGFAVIGDIFRHPETEELKKNVIRQFLAKEFPKGKLLPFKEALRLAHRALASAPRSIPLSPNHLELAILDGTLNRERKLHRFSREEIKNLLSS from the coding sequence ATGATGGAGTTTAGCCAATTCGTCTCTCCAAAGGAGCTTTTGAAGATAAAACGGGACATCGTGGAGGAAGCGCTTGCCCGGGCAAACCCCATCGTCGCCCTGGAATTCAAAAAAGGTATTCTCCTCCTTGCCGAAAATCCGAGTAGCACCCTGAACAAGATCGCTGAGATCTACGATCGGATAGCCTTCGCTGGCACTGGGGTTTATAACGATTACGAGAAACTGCGAAGGGCGGGGGTGCAATATGCCGATCTCAAGGGGTTTGCCTACTCGAGAAAGGATGTTAAGGCAAAAGCACTTGCTTCGGAATTCTCCACTACCCTTGGCGAGATCTTCAGCTCTCGTCTCTTTCCCCTCGAGGTAGAGATTCTCCTTGTTGAGCTTGGGGAGGAGGACGAGGAGAACCACATCTACTATATCCCAGCAAGCGGAGGACTTATTGAGGAAAAGGGGTTTGCGGTAATTGGGGATATTTTCCGCCATCCGGAGACAGAGGAGCTAAAGAAAAATGTAATCCGACAATTCCTCGCCAAGGAGTTCCCTAAGGGAAAACTACTTCCCTTTAAGGAGGCACTACGGCTCGCTCATCGTGCCCTTGCTTCCGCACCGAGAAGTATCCCCCTCTCCCCTAACCACCTCGAGCTTGCCATACTTGATGGCACCCTCAATCGGGAGCGGAAGCTCCACCGCTTTTCCCGTGAGGAGATAAAGAATCTGCTTTCCTCATAA
- a CDS encoding proteasome accessory factor PafA2, translated as MSIPKVMGIEQEYAVTTPGTNLDLIRASYLIVNSFDRVAEVGWDYKAETPFLDARGFTSEGETVRVSRADNLKINNLLVNGARFYVDHAHPEFSTAECLKIKDTVAFDRAGERIITLAAKRAMERLEPGTKIEIYKNNSDRKGNSYGSHENYLISKEAYHRIFPPSSSPPVYLLKYLLPFFISRQIFTGAGKVGAENGVGSVKYQISQRADFFETILGAHTTTKRPLINTRDEPHADRERFRRLHVIIGDANMSEYTNFLKLGTTAIILKMVEDDALSEDLELAEPVKANLAISHHPDLKLKLSLADGRKLTPLEIQQVYYEQARDYIKGKGKATLEEREVVAEWGKVLKKLADDPLALRSEIDWVIKLWLLDRYRGRKGISWEDPRLRKMDLLYHLIDEKRGLYFLLEQEGEVRRVVREERINHFLSHSPEDTRAYFRGECFRRFPSDIVEANWDSLTFDLGGEKLIKVPLPDPTKGTRAEVGDIFKKVKTAKELLSKISA; from the coding sequence ATGAGCATACCAAAGGTTATGGGAATAGAACAGGAATACGCCGTTACCACTCCGGGGACGAATCTTGACCTTATCCGCGCCTCTTACCTGATCGTTAACTCCTTCGATCGGGTGGCTGAGGTGGGTTGGGATTACAAGGCGGAAACCCCATTCCTCGACGCCCGAGGGTTTACCTCTGAGGGGGAAACGGTACGGGTCTCCCGGGCTGATAATCTGAAGATAAATAACCTTCTGGTGAATGGGGCGAGGTTCTATGTGGATCATGCCCATCCCGAGTTCTCCACCGCTGAGTGTTTGAAGATAAAGGATACGGTCGCCTTCGATCGGGCTGGGGAAAGGATTATCACTTTAGCAGCGAAACGAGCAATGGAACGGCTTGAGCCGGGAACGAAGATAGAGATCTACAAGAACAATTCGGATAGAAAGGGCAATAGTTATGGTTCTCATGAAAATTACCTTATCTCGAAAGAAGCATATCACCGAATCTTTCCCCCCTCATCCTCACCGCCGGTTTATCTGTTGAAATATCTTCTCCCCTTCTTCATCAGCCGGCAGATATTCACCGGAGCAGGAAAGGTAGGGGCGGAAAACGGGGTAGGTTCGGTTAAGTATCAGATATCTCAACGGGCTGATTTCTTCGAAACCATCCTTGGTGCCCATACCACCACCAAACGTCCCCTGATAAACACGCGAGACGAACCCCATGCTGACAGAGAGAGGTTCCGCCGTCTCCATGTGATAATCGGCGACGCCAATATGAGCGAATACACCAACTTTCTGAAACTGGGTACTACCGCCATTATCCTGAAAATGGTGGAGGATGATGCTCTCTCTGAGGACCTTGAGCTTGCGGAACCAGTTAAAGCCAACCTCGCCATCTCCCACCACCCTGATCTCAAGCTTAAACTTTCTCTCGCTGATGGGAGGAAGCTAACCCCCCTCGAGATACAACAGGTATACTACGAACAGGCGCGGGATTACATAAAGGGAAAGGGGAAAGCCACCCTTGAAGAACGGGAGGTGGTTGCTGAATGGGGCAAGGTGCTCAAAAAATTGGCTGACGATCCCTTAGCTCTCCGTTCGGAGATAGACTGGGTGATAAAGTTATGGCTCCTCGACCGTTACCGAGGAAGGAAGGGGATAAGTTGGGAGGACCCCCGGCTGAGAAAGATGGACCTTTTATACCACCTCATCGATGAGAAACGGGGGCTCTATTTCCTCCTCGAGCAGGAAGGTGAGGTGAGACGGGTGGTAAGAGAAGAGAGGATAAATCACTTCCTCTCCCATTCCCCAGAGGACACCCGGGCTTATTTCCGAGGGGAGTGTTTCCGCCGTTTTCCCTCAGACATCGTGGAGGCGAATTGGGACAGCCTTACCTTCGACCTCGGCGGGGAGAAGCTAATAAAGGTTCCTCTTCCCGATCCTACCAAAGGGACGAGAGCCGAGGTAGGAGATATTTTTAAAAAGGTAAAAACAGCGAAGGAACTTCTTTCAAAGATATCGGCTTAA